The genomic region CCGGATGGTGGTTTGTACATCATATGGCTTATGGCTAATTACAAATATTTTAGAATTTTGTGGCGGCTCCTCTAATATTTTTAATATTGCATTTTTAGCATTATTAGTCATTGACTCTAAGCTATCTATTATAGCTATTTTATATTCTGATTGAATGGGGCTTAAGTGCAAAAAGTTTTTCATTTCTCTCACCTTTTCCACTCCTATTGTATCACCTTCAACAATGTGTAAGTCTAATGCTACTTCATCGTAATTTTTGATAAGAAACCAATTAGAAAAGGATTTTGCGAATGTTGCTTTTCCTATACCTTTTTTACCACAGATCAGCCAAGATTGAACAGACAAGTTGTTCATTATCTTTTTTTTTGCTTGGTTGTGGCCTATCACCTTTTTCATTCTTTCTCCTATAGATCTTAGTTTGAAAATTCGTTATTTATTGTTTGTAATGAAATTTTACCTTTTCTTAAAACCTTAATCTTGTCTCCAGTTAAGTCAATAATAGTAGATTCTATACCAGAAACTAATTCATCATCTTCAATTACTGCAGATAAGTGTTGCTTAATAGACTGAGGTATATCTCTTGCTTTGCATATACTTTTTTCTCCTGAAATGTTAATACTAGTTGCAACTACTGGAGTTTTCAGTTCATTTAATATTGAAATCGCAATAGGATGATCAGGAATTCTTATGCCTATACTATCTTTAAAGAACTCATTTGGTAATATACTGTTATCTTGAAGTGGTAAAATATAGGTCATTGGTCCAGGAGAAAAATAGTTTATTAAATCGATATATTCTTCTTTTACCTTTGCTATATTTGTCAAACTATCAACATCACTAACAAATATAGAGAGTGGCTTGTTTTGAGAACGCTTCTTTATCCGGTATATTTTTTCTATAGATCCATTATCTAGCGCATTACAAGCAAGAGCATATACTGTTTCTGTTGGAAAGCATGCTAACAAATTATTTTGTATTGCGTTTATTACTTCAAATACCATATAGCTAAAACTTATGTCTACAATAGCTCTGGGTTTACCGTTATCTCGCTATATGGTAGCAATTAAGATACCGAAATGGCTAGCACGCATCTGTTGTATACTACAGTAAATTTTATTAGCAACTGCTCGTTTTGACTGCTAGTACAACATTGCATAATTCTATTATGGCTACTTTGATCAAAATTTGCAAGATTTTTTAGGGAACGTTCAAAAAAGTGTGTCAAACCGAAAAAAAAGTAATAAATTGATATAAAAAATGGAGGTTTGATATGGGTCAAGCAAATAGAACTACTGGTTTGGTAGATTATAAAGAATTAGAAACAAATATCCTGTCATCTATACGAGAAGGAAGACCATTGACAGGAAGAGATGGAGCATTAACACCGTTTATAAAAAGGTTGCTAGAGGCAAGTCTGGAAGGTGAAATAGAAAGCCACATGTCAGCTAAAAGTGAAGAAAATAACCGAAGAAATGGAAGGAATGCAAAAACTTTACGTACAAGTTCAGGCTCATTTGAACTATTAACACCAAGAGACAGAGAAGGAAGCTTTGAACCGCAAATAGTCAAAAAAAGGCAAACAAGCCTACATCCAGAACTTGAAGCAAAGGTCTTAAGCACATATGCCAGTGGCATGGGATACAGAGATATAGCTTCACATGTTGAGGAAATATATGACCACAAAATATCAGCAGCAGAGATATCCAGTATTACTGATAAACTGCTACCAGTAATCAATGAATGGCGCAGCCGCCCACTGCAATCAGTGTATCCAATAGTGTTTATGGATGGCATGTTCTTTAAGGTCAAGGAGGACGGACATTGTATAAGTAAATGCATGTATAATATATTGGGCATAAATCAAAATGGCAGAAAAGAAGTATTAGGTTTTTATTTGGCTGAAAGTGAAGGAGCTAACTTCTGGTTGGGAGTTCTAAATGACCTAAAAGAGCGAGGAGTAGAAGATATTCTAATTGCCTGCATTGATGGGCTAAAAAGCTTTCCTGCGGCTATAAATAGTGTGTTTCCTAAGGCAGAAGTACAGCTATGTATAGTGCATCAGATAAGGAATTCACTGAAATATGTATCTAGCAAAGATGTAAAAGTTTTCATGAATGATTTGAAAAAAATATATCGTGCTTCAAGTAAAGAGATCGCTGAGAATTATCTGCTTGAGCTGGAAGAAAAATGGGGAGAGAAGTATCCTTTAGTTATAAAATCCTGGCAGAACAATTGGGAAAACTTATCCAGTTATTTTAAGTATTCTGGGCAAGTTAGGAAGCTGATTTACACCACCAATCCAATTGAGGGGTTGCATAGACAAATCAGGAAATTTACTAAAACTAAGGGTTCATTTACTAGTACAAATGCCTTGTACAAACAGGTATATTGTGCTATAAAAAAGGTAGAGCAAAAGTGGATTATGGCTCTCCCTAATTGGGCTTTAACTATGTCTCAACTTGATATTTTCTTTCCAGATAGATTGAAAATTGAGTTGAACTAAAAATGCGGCTTGACACACTTTTTTGAACGTTCCCGCAACCTAATATAAAAGTTATAGTAGGGGTTATTTCTCTTCAACTTGAATTAATTCTTGAACTTCATCGACAGAAAGACCTGTACACTTGACAATAGTGTTAATATCAACATTATTAGTCAACATCGCTTTTGCAACTTCAATCTTTCCTTCAATCTTTCCTTCAATCTTTCCTTCAATCTTTCCTTCAATCTTTCCTTCAATCTTTCCTTCAATCTTTCCTTCAATCTTTCCTTCAATCTTTCCTTCAATCTTTCCTTTCTCTTCACCAATTTTGATTCCTTCCTCTTTAGCATCATCAAGTTTTTGAGCAAGGACAGCCTGTTCATCACAAATACGCTTGCTCTCCTGTTCATATGCTATAAACTCTTTTTCTGACCAGTTAAACCTGTTTAGCTCTTCATACGCTTTTTTGATTATTACGTCACTTCCTATTATTCTTTCCAATTCTTCTTCACTTGTTTCATCAGCGTACTTAAAAAAATACACCCACTTCTCAACTATATTTGAAAGCTGATCTTCTTTAGTTTTGGAAAATTTAGGCAATTCAATAAATACAAAATAAAAATCTTTTAGATCATGTTCATTAGTATCTTCATCGCGAATAGTGTGCTTTGATTTATACTCGGACTTATCAGGAAACAGTATACAATCTGCTATAGCAATAAAGATAATTTCCTTAAGGTCATGGTATTGATCACCTTTATCTGCTTGTCTTGAATAGGCTTTAGCAGCGTAATATTGGGCACGTTTTTCAAAGCCTTTGGTTTTAGCGACCTGCATCTCAATTATCCATTGCACTCCTGTTGAATCTTTACATAGCACATCAACAATACTTTGCTTTTTAGCGGCAATTTCAGGATCTTGAATAGTACTTAAAAACTCTATATCCTGTATTGCATTTTTGCCAGTAAAGCTCAAAATATCATTGAGGAAGTGAATGAGGATGTCTTTATTCTTTTCAGTACCAAAGATACGGCGAAATGCAATATCGTTCTTGGGGTCGAGAAATTTAGATAAAGCCATAGCAAAAATGCCTAAAAAACGTTAGTAATTATACAGTATTATCAGTAATTTTTCAATAAAAAAGTGAAAAGGCATTCGTCCATTCCATTAAATCCCTAGAATCGTTTGCAACAAAGCCATTTGATCAACACCGTTAATCTTACGGATCATATTTTCAGCATCGATTTCTATTAATTCATTACCACCTATAGTAAGTTTATAGTAATGGGCAGCTACAGTACACTTCAGCGTTGCTTTTTCAGCAGGTTTCCAACTACCAAAATCAAATTCTTTAAATATGCCCCTAAGGTTGATAATAACTCCTTCAACTTCATTACTTCCACTTCCTTGCATTCCACCACGAAGAGTTAAAGATACAGAGTTTCCATTTATCAACCCAAATAGCCGAAAGAGCTCTGTATCATATTCAGAAAGAGTGAAATCTGCTTCCAGTTTCTCCATGCCCATATCAATATTTATTGGAATATCCATACCACCAGCTCTATATTCCTCTGTTTTAATGGTGAGTTTTGGCAGAGTGATCTCATCGATACGACCAGCATAACCACGACCATCAACAAATACGTTAAAATTTCTCAGTATTTTCGGTAACACTTTGCTTTCTCCTAACTTATATTTACGAGATGAGATCTGAATATTATTTGTTCTGCCGGATATGGTGGTGTAAACTCAAAGTCAAAGTATACTTTTCCACTTGCAATATTTGCTGGTGTATTGAGCTCTGGAGTTGCATAACATTTTCCGCTGATAATAGCTCCTTGTGCTTTTAAATTGGCCAAATAAGAATTCACCCCCTCAATTACATCGTCTATATAAGTTTTGGTGATATTGCGATCAACTGCCCATAGATGAGCTCGAAGTAAACTATCGTTGATTAAATCTGCAGTTCTTCTCACTGACAGAAAAGCCCATTTCGAATCATTTGAACATGTTCTATTTCCCCAAAGCCTATAGCCATTTTGATGAATTATCGGGAACGTTCAAAAAAGTGTGTCAAGCCGCATTTTTAGTTCAACTCAATTTTCAATCTATCTGGAAAGAAAATATCAAGTTGAGAAATAGTTAAAGCCCAATTAGGGAGAGCCATAATCCACTTTTGCTCTACCTTTTTTATAGCACAATATACCTGTTTGTACAAGGCATTTGTACTAGTAAATGAACCCTTAGTTTTAGTAAATTTCCTGATTTGTCTATGCAACCCCTCAATTGGATTGGTGGTGTAAATCAGCTTCCTAACTTGCCCAGAATACTTAAAATAACTGGATAAGTTTTCCCAATTGTTCTGCCAGGATTTTATAACTAAAGGATACTTCTCTCCCCATTTTTCTTCCAGCTCAAGCAGATAATTCTCAGCGATCTCTTTACTTGAAGCACGATATATTTTTTTCAAATCATTCATGAAAACTTTTACATCTTTGCTAGATACATATTTCAGTGAATTCCTTATCTGATGCACTATACATAGCTGTACTTCTGCCTTAGGAAACACACTATTTATAGCCGCAGGAAAGCTTTTTAGCCCATCAATGCAGGCAATTAGAATATCTTCTACTCCTCGCTCTTTTAGGTCATTTAGAACTCCCAACCAGAAGTTAGCTCCTTCACTTTCAGCCAAATAAAAACCTAATACTTCTTTTCTGCCATTTTGATTTATGCCCAATATATTATACATGCATTTACTTATACAATGTCCGTCCTCCTTGACCTTAAAGAACATGCCATCCATAAACACTATTGGATACACTGATTGCAGTGGGCGGCTGCGCCATTCATTGATTACTGGTAGCAGTTTATCAGTAATACTGGATATCTCTGCTGCTGATATTTTGTGGTCATATATTTCCTCAACATGTGAAGCTATATCTCTGTATCCCATGCCACTGGCATATGTGCTTAAGACCTTTGCTTCAAGTTCTGGATGTAGGCTTGTTTGCCTTTTTTTGACTATTTGCGGTTCAAAGCTTCCTTCTCTGTCTCTTGGTGTTAATAGTTCAAATGAGCCTGAACTTGTACGTAAAGTTTTTGCATTCCTTCCATTTCTTCGGTTATTTTCTTCACTTTTAGCTGACATGTGGCTTTCTATTTCACCTTCCAGACTTGCCTCTAGCAACCTTTTTATAAACGGTGTTAATGCTCCATCTCTTCCTGTCAATGGTCTTCCTTCTCGTATAGATGACAGGATATTTGTTTCTAATTCTTTATAATCTACCAAACCAGTAGTTCTATTTGCTTGACCCATATCAAACCTCCATTTTTTATATCAATTTATTACTTTTTTTTCGGTTTGACACACTTTTTTGAACGTTCCCGAATTATCGTTGTTACTTCATTTTCATTTAAATGGTTTGCTCTACAATTTGTATTACCGAGCGTAAAATCAATAGGCCTGCTTGTGCCAACAATACCGTTTATCTCTTTATTTGAAGGTGAGTACCAGAAGCCTTGCTCGCTGTCTATCTTAGCTATTAAACCAGCTACAAATGGACTCGATGGCAAGATTTCTTCTTTTCCTTCAATAAATAACTTAATCCATGGATCAACGACGTAAACTCTTGAGCTGCCGATGCTCTTTCGCCATTTTATTGCTTCTTCATCATTAGTATTTGGTCCATCTGCTACTATTATGCTTCTCAGCTTTTCTGCTATAGGAATTAATGCTGCAACCACTGGATTTTTGCCATCTTCTGGTAGTTGGTGAGTAAATTGAGGTGCAATTAATATTCTTGGAGCAACATGAACTATGCTTTCACTACTGAGGAATGCCTCTATCCCTTAATACTCTCCAGTCTCTTTATCAACACCGCCAATTATATTTTGGATAGTTTCACTTTCTTTGAGCTTTGAATCGCTGTTTTCACTTTCTTTAACTCGAATAACTACTACTGTTGCACCAATTTGGGAAAATACTCCATTTACTGCTGAAAAAAGAGTCCCCTTTTTGCCAAGTTTTACCGCTTCTTTTAAGCTTCCTGCTATCAGTACTGGCTTATTCAGTGGAAATTTTTGCTCATCTGCTTCAGGTGCAGTACCAATTACACCTATCACTGATGATTTAGCTGTACGTACTGTCTTTGCTCCTGAGGTTACCTCAATAACATTTACGCCATGTAAAAATTCTTCGGCCATTTCTTTGTATCTTTTGTTTAAAATCGTTTAGTAAGTTCTCTACACTTTTGGCTTCTGCAATTTTCTTCTTGGTAATGTCTTCCAACTCTTCACATTTAATTATTTCTTTTACTGCTTTTTTTGCTTTTTCTTCAATTATTCTTGCCATTTCAATAACTGTAATACCACGGACTTTTGCTAATGGTTCTATAATTTCTGTATCCTTTTTACTTATAGACTCTGGTGCTGCTAGAATGCTTTTTGCGGCTTTTTCTTGTATTTGATACGATTTAGCTTTTTGGTGAGAATTTCCAGCGTATTCGTTAGTATAGTTATTAAAATAAAAACGAAGTGCAGAAAGTTTCGCATTTTCCAATAACTCCAGCTCAATATCTTCCTTATTCCTTTCAACAATTTTCTCTCCTTCTGTTAAACAATAACTTTTTTGCCAGTCAAAATTCTTTGGTGCTTCATACCAATCATTTCCAGTTGGCTTGTTTTCAAGTGTTGTTGTTTCAATCTGCTTGTGGTTTTCAAAATGAATATAAATTGACATTGGTTTTCTCCGTTTTTAATTCCAAATTTTATGAGTGGCATCTAATCCTGGGCATTGCCAAGCTCTTAGCGTTCTCTCTACGTCCACCTCAAGTCCTACAGTCAAAAAGTTGCTACGTATGTTATAAATCCCCCACTGAATAAATTGACCATAGTTGTATACATAATTTGATGCAAGCATACCTTGACTGACTTGTGTTCTGGAACATAGGTAAGATGATGTGTAAAGTAATGTTGCAACTGTTTTTCCTGCTGGAATTTCCACATTACCAGATCCAACTAACTTGCTATCAGAACTCGTGTATTGGTAAACATTTTTCCATATTATTCTTGAAATACTTGATTTATTAGAATTGGTATTATCTGGTGTTCCCACAAATAGTCCTGCACCCCCATACTCCGTACTAGAATATGATGATCCAACAAATTCTATTGTTTTATTTATGTTCACATTGGTTGTATTTTTTACAAATACTACTCCAAGTGCAGCATATGGGTAATAGTATATCTCATCATAACTACCCGAAAAGCTTTTTGTGCATAACTCTCCGTAAATAAATGTTCCCTTGCTTCCCTCTATAAAACTTAGTTGTCTTGGCCGATAAAAACTAACGTAATCTGTATTGTACGTATGGCTACCTGCTAGTAGTTGTAACATATAGTCAGTTTTTGTTATATCACTACTCCACTTTCCAAGCTCTGTCGTAAAAGTTCCGTGGCCAAAATAATTATTTTTTCTGCCAAGTACACCAAATAGGAAAGGTAATGACCCTGGTTCAACCATGTTGCGCTTTCTTATTTTATTTATAAGAGACGCTTTTAACTGTTCATCCCGAGTTTTTACCTCATTAGAGATGTTTTCAATTCGAGTTTCTATTTCTCCTATAATTGATGAGCCAGGTGGTACATTATTAACAGCACGAAAATCTTCTACTAAACCTTTAAGACCATCTTTATGACTGTTACTAATGCTATTTATTGCTGCAATATTGGCATTCTTTCTCGTATCAAGTAGCGATAAATTTGTTGTCCCTTTTTCATCAATTCTCTTTAATAACTGCTTCTCTGATTCAGAGATCACTGCTAAAGAACTAGCTTTTTTATTATCCAGATCAGTTAAGTGTTTTTTTGCACTATCAAGAAGTTCTTTTAGCTTACCATCTGTCAT from Wolbachia endosymbiont (group B) of Parapoynx stratiotata harbors:
- a CDS encoding L-threonylcarbamoyladenylate synthase — its product is MVFEVINAIQNNLLACFPTETVYALACNALDNGSIEKIYRIKKRSQNKPLSIFVSDVDSLTNIAKVKEEYIDLINYFSPGPMTYILPLQDNSILPNEFFKDSIGIRIPDHPIAISILNELKTPVVATSINISGEKSICKARDIPQSIKQHLSAVIEDDELVSGIESTIIDLTGDKIKVLRKGKISLQTINNEFSN
- a CDS encoding IS256 family transposase — translated: MGQANRTTGLVDYKELETNILSSIREGRPLTGRDGALTPFIKRLLEASLEGEIESHMSAKSEENNRRNGRNAKTLRTSSGSFELLTPRDREGSFEPQIVKKRQTSLHPELEAKVLSTYASGMGYRDIASHVEEIYDHKISAAEISSITDKLLPVINEWRSRPLQSVYPIVFMDGMFFKVKEDGHCISKCMYNILGINQNGRKEVLGFYLAESEGANFWLGVLNDLKERGVEDILIACIDGLKSFPAAINSVFPKAEVQLCIVHQIRNSLKYVSSKDVKVFMNDLKKIYRASSKEIAENYLLELEEKWGEKYPLVIKSWQNNWENLSSYFKYSGQVRKLIYTTNPIEGLHRQIRKFTKTKGSFTSTNALYKQVYCAIKKVEQKWIMALPNWALTMSQLDIFFPDRLKIELN
- a CDS encoding Rpn family recombination-promoting nuclease/putative transposase; this encodes MALSKFLDPKNDIAFRRIFGTEKNKDILIHFLNDILSFTGKNAIQDIEFLSTIQDPEIAAKKQSIVDVLCKDSTGVQWIIEMQVAKTKGFEKRAQYYAAKAYSRQADKGDQYHDLKEIIFIAIADCILFPDKSEYKSKHTIRDEDTNEHDLKDFYFVFIELPKFSKTKEDQLSNIVEKWVYFFKYADETSEEELERIIGSDVIIKKAYEELNRFNWSEKEFIAYEQESKRICDEQAVLAQKLDDAKEEGIKIGEEKGKIEGKIEGKIEGKIEGKIEGKIEGKIEGKIEGKIEGKIEVAKAMLTNNVDINTIVKCTGLSVDEVQELIQVEEK
- a CDS encoding phage major tail tube protein; the protein is MLPKILRNFNVFVDGRGYAGRIDEITLPKLTIKTEEYRAGGMDIPINIDMGMEKLEADFTLSEYDTELFRLFGLINGNSVSLTLRGGMQGSGSNEVEGVIINLRGIFKEFDFGSWKPAEKATLKCTVAAHYYKLTIGGNELIEIDAENMIRKINGVDQMALLQTILGI
- a CDS encoding IS256 family transposase, which codes for MGQANRTTGLVDYKELETNILSSIREGRPLTGRDGALTPFIKRLLEASLEGEIESHMSAKSEENNRRNGRNAKTLRTSSGSFELLTPRDREGSFEPQIVKKRQTSLHPELEAKVLSTYASGMGYRDIASHVEEIYDHKISAAEISSITDKLLPVINEWRSRPLQSVYPIVFMDGMFFKVKEDGHCISKCMYNILGINQNGRKEVLGFYLAESEGANFWLGVLNDLKERGVEDILIACIDGLKSFPAAINSVFPKAEVQLCIVHQIRNSLKYVSSKDVKVFMNDLKKIYRASSKEIAENYLLELEEKWGEKYPLVIKSWQNNWENLSSYFKYSGQVRKLIYTTNPIEGLHRQIRKFTKTKGSFTSTNALYKQVYCAIKKVEQKWIMALPNWALTISQLDIFFPDRLKIELN